A single genomic interval of uncultured Desulfobulbus sp. harbors:
- the lexA gene encoding transcriptional repressor LexA has product MPETLTPRQQEFFDYLQNRHTSGDGIPSLRQIAEEQGISHSGVASLLNCLQDKGWIRREGRYSRQIVLLQQRSRTLPQGGRLVPIIGRVAAGLPLYAQQEWAGEVLVDDRVYRGEQLFALRVSGDSMRNAGILAGDLAICEPRQFASNGEIVVALINNEEATVKRFYYLGDAIELRPENERYPVMRYGLGEVLIQGKVVGIQRGPEEMAGL; this is encoded by the coding sequence ATGCCGGAAACTCTCACACCCCGCCAGCAGGAATTCTTCGATTACCTCCAGAACCGCCACACATCAGGCGACGGTATCCCCAGTCTGCGGCAGATAGCCGAGGAACAGGGCATCAGTCACAGTGGGGTGGCGAGCCTGCTCAACTGCCTGCAGGACAAAGGCTGGATCAGGCGCGAAGGCCGCTACAGCCGGCAGATTGTGCTGTTGCAGCAACGCTCAAGAACGCTGCCGCAAGGCGGTCGGCTTGTGCCCATCATTGGCCGGGTGGCTGCCGGCCTGCCGCTCTATGCCCAGCAGGAGTGGGCCGGAGAGGTCCTGGTCGATGACCGTGTCTATCGCGGCGAACAGCTCTTTGCCCTGCGGGTCAGCGGCGATTCCATGCGCAATGCCGGTATCCTGGCCGGTGATCTGGCCATCTGTGAGCCCAGGCAATTTGCCAGCAACGGTGAAATCGTGGTCGCGTTGATCAACAACGAGGAGGCAACGGTCAAGAGGTTTTACTATCTGGGGGATGCGATCGAACTTCGACCGGAAAACGAGCGGTATCCGGTCATGCGCTACGGCCTGGGCGAGGTGCTGATTCAGGGCAAGGTTGTCGGTATCCAGCGCGGACCCGAGGAGATGGCAGGGCTGTAA